In one Nocardia tengchongensis genomic region, the following are encoded:
- a CDS encoding alpha/beta-hydrolase family protein, with amino-acid sequence MVSLAPGLLPRTPSAQAIVTSVVVLIGLAVAAIVRMVLRWIRFGVERLPRARVPVAIGAVLLVGAAMGYAEHWQNTLRAAMGVGGIGPGYWVQWLAWTVPIVGVVVAIARGVRWAVRRLGRVRSVAAGAALVVAGQVVLVPAVVEWRRGAYAAANSYVDPELVQPDSPTRSGSPVSMASWPSLGAQGRRFVAGTPARTVRVYVGLNSAADLDARVALAVRELERTGGLQRRNLVVTVPTGSGWIDSDAAKGLDARFGGDVALVGLQYSDAPSWVTFVFGRAAAEESARALFRAVEQRISTLPEPPKLYIYGQSLGALGGSAVFADDADQDRRTCGALWAGPPAGQARHGRAMVLANASDPVVRWSPSLLWRAPDLTGTRPDAPVPQWIPVVSFLQTSADLLGALDAPAGHGHRYGVDQGTVLPGC; translated from the coding sequence ATGGTGTCGCTGGCCCCCGGCCTGTTGCCGCGGACGCCGTCGGCGCAGGCCATCGTGACCTCGGTGGTGGTGCTGATCGGACTGGCGGTGGCCGCGATTGTCCGGATGGTGTTGCGGTGGATTCGGTTCGGGGTGGAGCGGTTGCCGCGGGCGCGGGTGCCGGTGGCGATCGGGGCCGTGCTGCTGGTCGGGGCGGCGATGGGATATGCCGAGCATTGGCAGAACACGTTGCGGGCGGCGATGGGGGTCGGGGGCATCGGGCCCGGGTATTGGGTGCAGTGGCTCGCTTGGACGGTGCCGATCGTGGGTGTGGTGGTCGCGATCGCGCGCGGGGTGCGATGGGCGGTCCGGCGGTTGGGGCGGGTGCGGAGTGTCGCGGCGGGGGCGGCGCTGGTGGTGGCCGGGCAGGTGGTGCTGGTGCCCGCCGTCGTGGAGTGGCGGCGCGGGGCGTACGCGGCGGCGAATTCGTATGTGGATCCGGAGCTGGTGCAACCGGATTCGCCGACCCGGTCGGGGAGTCCGGTGTCGATGGCGAGCTGGCCGTCGCTGGGTGCGCAGGGCAGGCGGTTCGTGGCCGGGACGCCGGCGCGGACGGTGCGGGTGTACGTGGGGTTGAATTCGGCGGCCGATCTGGATGCGCGGGTGGCGCTGGCGGTGCGGGAGCTGGAGCGCACGGGCGGGTTGCAGCGGCGGAACCTGGTGGTGACGGTGCCGACCGGGTCGGGGTGGATCGACAGCGATGCCGCCAAGGGGCTCGACGCACGGTTCGGCGGGGATGTCGCGTTGGTCGGGTTGCAGTATTCGGACGCGCCGAGCTGGGTCACCTTCGTGTTCGGCCGGGCCGCGGCCGAGGAGTCGGCGCGGGCCCTGTTCCGGGCCGTGGAGCAACGGATTTCGACGCTGCCGGAACCGCCGAAGCTCTACATCTACGGCCAGAGTCTGGGTGCGCTCGGCGGCAGCGCCGTGTTCGCCGACGACGCCGATCAGGATCGCCGCACCTGCGGCGCGCTGTGGGCGGGCCCGCCGGCGGGGCAGGCGCGGCACGGGCGGGCGATGGTGCTGGCCAATGCCTCCGATCCGGTGGTGCGCTGGTCGCCGTCCCTGCTGTGGCGCGCACCGGATCTCACCGGCACGCGCCCGGACGCGCCGGTCCCGCAGTGGATTCCGGTGGTCAGTTTCCTGCAGACCTCGGCCGACCTGCTGGGCGCGCTGGACGCCCCGGCCGGTCACGGCCACCGCTACGGCGTCGACCAGGGCACGGTATTGCCGGGCTGCTGA
- a CDS encoding sensor histidine kinase, which produces MGGKLSGQARVARARQWFDAFTVLLAIVFIAVAWPTLHVTHKVPAAAAPFIAGFAAFPILLLRVNPPLGWAVSAGSALMITLAVPNQPGNTIPFQVVHILVLFALVFAVAVRAPVRIVAVVWLATSLLFATAMAQTGDSFAESGFGWPLAITGLVVFGLLIRWVVVSRQALLKSEEETELERARRAILEEKARIARDLHDVVAHHMSMVVVQAQTAPYRIDGLSADARAEFESIGTGARAALNEIRGMLGVLRSDGQLPEHAPQPSAADLPMLLEAAQRAGVPLTWTVDGELGAVPETTGLALYRIVQESLANASRHAPGASVRVHIACAEELALTVGNERPIAVRTGDHSVAAGSGIAGMQTRAAAVGGVLTAGPRPDGGFEVHARLPLNILTPIA; this is translated from the coding sequence ATGGGTGGAAAGTTGTCAGGGCAGGCCCGGGTGGCCCGGGCGCGGCAGTGGTTCGACGCGTTCACGGTGTTGCTGGCGATCGTGTTCATCGCGGTGGCGTGGCCGACGCTGCACGTGACGCACAAGGTGCCGGCGGCGGCCGCGCCGTTCATCGCCGGGTTCGCGGCCTTCCCGATTCTGCTGCTGCGGGTGAATCCGCCACTGGGGTGGGCGGTTTCGGCCGGGTCGGCGCTGATGATCACGCTGGCGGTGCCGAACCAGCCGGGGAACACCATCCCCTTCCAGGTTGTGCACATTCTGGTGCTGTTCGCGCTGGTGTTCGCGGTCGCGGTGCGCGCGCCGGTCCGGATCGTGGCGGTGGTGTGGCTGGCCACCTCGCTGTTGTTCGCCACCGCCATGGCCCAGACCGGCGACAGTTTCGCCGAGTCCGGGTTCGGCTGGCCGCTGGCCATCACCGGGCTGGTGGTGTTCGGCCTGCTCATCCGGTGGGTGGTGGTGTCGCGGCAGGCGCTGCTCAAGTCGGAGGAGGAGACCGAGCTGGAGCGGGCCCGGCGCGCGATCCTGGAGGAGAAGGCGCGCATCGCCCGCGACCTGCACGACGTGGTGGCCCACCACATGTCGATGGTGGTGGTGCAGGCGCAGACCGCGCCGTACCGCATCGACGGGCTCTCCGCCGATGCGCGAGCCGAATTCGAGTCCATCGGGACGGGTGCGCGGGCGGCGCTCAACGAGATCCGCGGCATGCTGGGCGTGCTGCGCAGCGACGGGCAGCTGCCCGAGCACGCGCCGCAGCCGTCCGCGGCCGATCTGCCGATGCTGCTGGAAGCCGCGCAGCGGGCCGGGGTACCGCTCACCTGGACCGTCGACGGCGAACTCGGCGCGGTGCCGGAGACGACGGGCTTGGCGCTGTACCGGATCGTGCAGGAGTCGCTGGCCAATGCCTCGCGGCACGCGCCGGGGGCGTCGGTGCGGGTGCACATCGCCTGCGCGGAGGAACTCGCGCTGACCGTCGGCAACGAACGCCCGATCGCCGTCCGCACCGGCGACCACTCCGTCGCCGCGGGCAGCGGCATCGCGGGCATGCAGACTCGCGCGGCCGCGGTCGGTGGCGTCCTCACCGCGGGGCCCCGCCCCGACGGCGGTTTCGAAGTCCACGCCCGCCTCCCGCTGAACATCCTCACCCCCATCGCCTGA